A genomic region of Sarcophilus harrisii chromosome 6, mSarHar1.11, whole genome shotgun sequence contains the following coding sequences:
- the LOC100934546 gene encoding olfactory receptor 508-like, which translates to MSGNNCTAVTEFILLGLTDDPILCAILFVIFLGVYTVTLVGNLSIVILIRNSSQLHTPMYLFLSHLAFVDTSYSSSVTPIMLKNFLVDKTNIPFGGCVAQMFCGATFGTAECFLLAVMAYDRYEAICSPLLYSTKMSTRVCILLLITSYLGGCVNAWIFTSCLLNLSFCGPNKINHFFCDYSPLLKLSYSQNNLTEILPAASSGLVIVITVLIIIISYVYILFSILKISSTEGRSKAFSTCTFHLTAVTLFYGTLTFIYVMPKSSYSTDVNKVMSVFYIVMIPMLNPLIYSLRNNEVKEALRKLMSKKHLFS; encoded by the coding sequence ATGTCTGGCAATAACTGTACTGCTGTGACTGAATTTATCCTTTTGGGATTAACAGATGATCCAATTCTATGTGCCATTCTCTTTGTGATATTTCTGGGTGTCTATACTGTCACCTTAGTTGGTAACCTTAGCATAGTCATATTGATCAGAAATAGCTCCCAACTTCATACTCCAATGTACCTTTTCCTCAGCCACTTGGCTTTTGTGGACACATCATATTCCTCATCTGTCACACCTATTATGCTGAAGAACTTTCTTGTGGACAAAACCAACATTCCTTTTGGAGGCTGTGTGGCCCAAATGTTCTGTGGAGCCACCTTTGGGACAGCTGAGTGCTTCCTGCTAGCTGTGATGGCCTATGATCGGTATGAAGCCATTTGTAGTCCCCTTCTCTACTCCACCAAAATGTCTACTAGGGTCTGCATTCTGTTACTCATCACATCCTATCTGGGTGGTTGTGTGAATGCTTGGATCTTCACAAGTTGTTTACTAAATCTGTCTTTCTGTGGACCCAACAAAATTAATCACTTTTTCTGTGACTATTCCCCTCTTTTGAAGCTTTCCTACTCCCAAAATAATCTCACTGAAATTCTTCCTGCTGCTTCTTCTGGGTTAGTTATTGTGATCACAGTGTTAATTATCATAATCTCGTATGTATACATCCTCTTCTCTATCCTGAAGATAAGCTCTACTGAAGGGAGATCTAAAGCTTTCTCAACTTGCACCTTCCACCTCACAGCAGTCACTCTCTTTTATGGGACCCTTACATTCATTTATGTAATGCCCAAGTCCAGCTACTCCACAGATGTGAATAAGGTCATGTCTGTTTTTTACATTGTTATGATCCCCATGTTGAACCCCTTGATCTACAGTTTAAGGAATAATGAAGTAAAAGAGGCCCTGAGAAAACTGATGAGtaaaaaacatcttttttcatGA
- the LOC100919276 gene encoding olfactory receptor 508-like, producing MSVNNCTAVTEFIILGLTDDPILRVILFVIFLGVYIITLIGNLSIIILIRKSSQLHTPMYLFLSHLAFVDSAYSSTVTPVMLKNFLLDKTIIPLEGCMSQVFFGATFGTAEYFLLAVMAYDRYRAICNPLLYSINMSPKVCTLLLIISYLGSCINSWAFTGCLLNRSFCGPNMINHFLCDYSPLLKLSYSEDNLADILPSASAGLVMVITVLTIIISYVYILFSVLKISSTEGRSKAFSTCTSHLTAVTLFYGTTTFIYVMPKSSYSTDQNKVVSVFYSVMIPMLNPLIYSLRNNEVKGALRKLINKKYPFL from the coding sequence ATGTCTGTTAATAATTGCACTGCTGTGACTGAGTTCATTATTTTGGGGTTAACAGATGATCCAATTCTTCGTGTCATCCTCTTTGTGATATTTCTAGGTGTCTACATTATCACCTTAATTGGTAACCTTAGTATAATCATATTGATCAGAAAGAGCTCCCAACTTCACACTCCGATGTATCTTTTCCTTAGTCACTTGGCTTTTGTGGATTCTGCATATTCCTCAACTGTTACACCTGTTATGCTCAAGAATTTCCTTTTGGACAAAACCATAATTCCTTTGGAAGGTTGTATGTCCCAGGTGTTCTTTGGAGCCACCTTTGGGACAGCTGAATACTTTCTATTAGCTGTGATGGCCTATGATCGGTATAGGGCCATCTGTAACCCTCTACTCTACTCCATCAACATGTCTCCTAAGGTTTGTACTCTGTTACTCATCATATCATACCTGGGTAGTTGTATAAATAGTTGGGCCTTCACTGGTTGCTTATTGAATCGGTCCTTCTGTGGACCTAATATGATTAATCATTTTCTCTGTGATTATTCACCACTTTTGAAGCTTTCCTACTCAGAAGATAATCTTGCTGACATTCTTCCTTCTGCTTCTGCTGGGTTAGTAATGGTGATCACAGTGCTAACAATCATAATCTCTTATGTATACATCCTCTTCTCTGTCCTAAAGATAAGTTCCACAGAGGGAAGATCTAAAGCTTTCTCAACTTGCACCTCCCACCTTACAGCAGTCACTCTTTTTTATGGGACCACTACATTCATTTATGTGATGCCTAAATCCAGCTACTCAACAGATCAGAATAAAGTGGTGTCTGTTTTTTACAGCGTAATGATCCCCATGTTGAACCCCTTGATCTACAGTCTTAGGAACAATGAAGTTAAAGGAGCACTgagaaaactgataaataaaaagtatCCCTTTTTGTGA